GGGACAGGTGAGAAAATCACCCTTGTCCCTGTGGTGCTGGAGGTGACGGTAACCCGTACTCTTGAAGCTAGACAGTTTCCCGCACCAAAGGCACCTGTACCTCACCCCCGCATGCCACGCCTTGTGGGCCGAAAAGTAGGACTGGGTGAAGCTTTGGCCACATTCGGCACATACGTGGAGTTTCTTCTCTCCTTGCTTCCTCCGTTTCATGGCAAGGGCCGGCACGCCAAAGTCCTTGCGGCGCTGACCGCTACGTGACCTTTCTTTCAGATGCATCCGAAGGTGCTTCCAAATGCTGCCTCTGCAGCCGAAACTTTCTCTGCAAAAAGGACACGGGTAGCAGTTGTCTTTTGCATGAGTTTTCACATGCATGACCAGCTGCCACTTGTACACAAacctcttcccacattccaggcaCTTGTGCAGCTTCTTTGTCACGCCAACCGCCACGCTGCCCCCAAAGACGCTCGTCGGGTGGACGCTTTTGTTGAGCCCTGCAGCACTCCAGTGCTCCTCCGCTCTGTGCCTCCGCTGATGTTTGCAGAGGCTTTGCCTAGAGGTGAAACGCTTCCCGCAATCTGAGCAAGCCCACGGAGCACAAGATGCTTGCGAAGGGGGGCAGGAGCTGTTCCCACTGGCCCTCGGGACCGATGTGTTATGTGCCTTTGTGTCAGAAGCCTTTTGGTGCTCTGCTGGGGTCCCGCTATATCTGTATTTCTGCAGCCTCGCCTTAAGGCAGTATCTGTAGTGCACCTTCAGGTTCGTTTCTAATCTAAACCGCTGCCCACACTGAAGGCACGAATAGGGCTTCTCCTGCATGCCCTTCGCTTCCCAGTGCTGGCTCTTGTCCTCCTGCAAACCCGCCCCGCTGCTCTCCACCCTCTTTCCAAGGTGAGGTGCAAAATGGAGCAGGAGCGAAGGTTCGCAGACGCAGTTTTCCCCACACGGAGCACAGCTATACAGCGCTTCATCCAAGTGGCGTTCTTCATGCATCTCAAGGTCACTCTGGTATGGAAAAGTGACACCACACTGGATGCACAGCCAGCGCCTCACCTCGCCATGGGTTTTCTGGTGCTGCAAAAAGCCAAGGTACCTGTGGAAGCTCTCCCCACAGCCTGCACAGAAGTACCACCTCTCCTCCGACTGGCTCCCGCGGCACGTACCCAAGCCGTCGGCACCCCCGCTGTCCACACGTGTACGACTGTGGATCCTCTGATGGCTCCTTAGATACCGGATGCCAGGAAAGCAAATGCTACACTTGGGGCAAGGAAGGGACAACTTCCGCAAACTGACCCTCTGATGTATACGAAGCAGCCCTTTCATCCGGAACCTCTTGCCACATTCTCTACACTGGTACGGCTTTGGTGCCTCCTGGGAATAGGTGGAGCTGGCTTTCGCAGGCACAGCCTTTTCCAGGGGTGGACGGTGCTGGTCTCGCCTCAGGCTACCCTGCTGCATTACTGGCACTTGCTCAGGCGGTGGTGCCCCCAGATCACCATATTGAGCTCCCTCTTCCTCGGATCTGCCGCCCACCATCTTGGGAGGTTCCAGCATCTCGGCATGTCGTTTAGAGGTTACCTGTCTAAATCTTTCATCTGCTGGATTAAAGGGAATATGAAATTATTACCAATCTAGGAAAACAGGTCAAAGGATACCAAGACACTGGGGAAAGAAATGAGAATGCCTCTCGTTTGGTTAAGCACAATTATGCCCCCCAGCCCATTAAGACTTTATCTCCAGTAATTTTGGAACTGGTGAGACTCTCCTAACCTCCGGGAATGCTTAAGGTTTTATCTATGCATATGGCTTCTGCATAACCAACCAGGGGTGCCCGGGAAAGGTACTGCATTTTTATTTAGAATCACTTCCTTCCCCAACGGTATCAAGAAAGCAAACAGAATCATGCATGAAAataagacggggggggggagttttcccaCTCCCTGACTATTAGAATTCAGCGGCATCCAGATGAGGAAGAGACAAAAGGAAGCAACTCTTTATGCATCAATCACTGCCTCAAGATGGAGTGATGGCTTATTGAAAGCCCAGGTAACTTTAAAAGGGGTTAGAAGTTTCATGGCTAACAGTTGAATGGgagggaacctccacgttcagaggcagcaGACCTTTGTACACCTGTTGCTGGGAAGGCAATTACGGGAGCAGGCGTTGTCTCtatgagccaagctgcaagagacgaagtacacgaggaggagcacgtgaagggagtcgcaatgttagccgggaagctgagtttgaaAAGGGATCGgacggctttgtcaatttcccctctctacagagccagggagatggaggctcagagggtttgttaatttcctctttgcctcccctgtCAGTTtcgcctccccttctaagaggtgaagaggaaataaaccctctgagcagatctccccagctctgtagagagggg
Above is a window of Eublepharis macularius isolate TG4126 chromosome 11, MPM_Emac_v1.0, whole genome shotgun sequence DNA encoding:
- the LOC129337693 gene encoding zinc finger protein 135-like isoform X1, whose protein sequence is MAGAGAPEMQVAFEDVIVYFSKAEWEMLEKWQKELYWDVVKDNYESLIVVGNPITRSDFIAWFEQQSCIKSQESRAVDPSSTDERFRQVTSKRHAEMLEPPKMVGGRSEEEGAQYGDLGAPPPEQVPVMQQGSLRRDQHRPPLEKAVPAKASSTYSQEAPKPYQCRECGKRFRMKGLLRIHQRVSLRKLSLPCPKCSICFPGIRYLRSHQRIHSRTRVDSGGADGLGTCRGSQSEERWYFCAGCGESFHRYLGFLQHQKTHGEVRRWLCIQCGVTFPYQSDLEMHEERHLDEALYSCAPCGENCVCEPSLLLHFAPHLGKRVESSGAGLQEDKSQHWEAKGMQEKPYSCLQCGQRFRLETNLKVHYRYCLKARLQKYRYSGTPAEHQKASDTKAHNTSVPRASGNSSCPPSQASCAPWACSDCGKRFTSRQSLCKHQRRHRAEEHWSAAGLNKSVHPTSVFGGSVAVGVTKKLHKCLECGKRFVYKWQLVMHVKTHAKDNCYPCPFCRESFGCRGSIWKHLRMHLKERSRSGQRRKDFGVPALAMKRRKQGEKKLHVCAECGQSFTQSYFSAHKAWHAGVRYRCLWCGKLSSFKSTGYRHLQHHRDKGDFLTCPKCGNGDASKKCFCLLERIYIEQKPRPPPGSQEEMSRPTKDSCGKRISPDSYK
- the LOC129337693 gene encoding zinc finger protein 135-like isoform X2, coding for MAGAGAPEMQVAFEDVIVYFSKAEWEMLEKWQKELYWDVVKDNYESLIVVGNPITRSDFIAWFEQQSCIKSQESRAVDPSSNERFRQVTSKRHAEMLEPPKMVGGRSEEEGAQYGDLGAPPPEQVPVMQQGSLRRDQHRPPLEKAVPAKASSTYSQEAPKPYQCRECGKRFRMKGLLRIHQRVSLRKLSLPCPKCSICFPGIRYLRSHQRIHSRTRVDSGGADGLGTCRGSQSEERWYFCAGCGESFHRYLGFLQHQKTHGEVRRWLCIQCGVTFPYQSDLEMHEERHLDEALYSCAPCGENCVCEPSLLLHFAPHLGKRVESSGAGLQEDKSQHWEAKGMQEKPYSCLQCGQRFRLETNLKVHYRYCLKARLQKYRYSGTPAEHQKASDTKAHNTSVPRASGNSSCPPSQASCAPWACSDCGKRFTSRQSLCKHQRRHRAEEHWSAAGLNKSVHPTSVFGGSVAVGVTKKLHKCLECGKRFVYKWQLVMHVKTHAKDNCYPCPFCRESFGCRGSIWKHLRMHLKERSRSGQRRKDFGVPALAMKRRKQGEKKLHVCAECGQSFTQSYFSAHKAWHAGVRYRCLWCGKLSSFKSTGYRHLQHHRDKGDFLTCPKCGNGDASKKCFCLLERIYIEQKPRPPPGSQEEMSRPTKDSCGKRISPDSYK